A part of Astatotilapia calliptera chromosome 15, fAstCal1.2, whole genome shotgun sequence genomic DNA contains:
- the LOC113006778 gene encoding stonustoxin subunit beta-like, with protein sequence MEYPKQLKRVDHSTEQVLRFALQKYFCELELDPNTAHRNLKLSDNNRRVTHVRAVQPYPDHPGRFDYWNQLLCKNELTGRCYWEIECRGVIDVAVTYGQIQRRGDSDDCKLGSNDQSWSLNCCEDGYRACHNNFRKDVDLALPSSVSNRVAVYVDCPAGTLSFYRVSSDKLVHLHTFNTTFTEPLYPGFEVWYGSSVSLCSV encoded by the exons ATGGAGTATCCGAAACAACTAAAGAG AGTGGaccacagcacagagcaggTGTTAAGGTTTGCACTGCAAAAAT ACTTCTGCGAACTTGAACTGGACCCAAATACAGCGCACAGAAACCTcaaactgtctgacaacaacaggaggGTGACACATGTGAGAGCGGTGCAgccatatcctgatcatccaggcAGATTTGACTACTGGAATCAGCTTCTCTGCAAAAATGAGCTTAcaggtcgctgttactgggagatCGAGTGTAGAGGAGTGATTGACGTCGCAGTGACTTACGGACAAATTCAAAGGAGAGGAGACAGCGATGACTGCAAGCTTGGCTCCAACGATCAGTCTTGGAGTCTGAACTGTTGTGAAGATGGTTACCGTGCTTGTCACAACAACTTTAGGAAGGACGTAGATTTGGCCCTACCCTCCTCCGTctctaacagagtagcagtgtatgtggactgtcctgctggcactctgtccttctacagagtctcctctgacaaactcgtccacctccacaccttcaacaccacattcaccgAACCTCTTTATCCTGGTTTTGAAGTGTGGTATGGGTCTTCAGTGTCTCTGTGTTCTGTGTAG